A genomic stretch from Malus domestica chromosome 15, GDT2T_hap1 includes:
- the LOC103401645 gene encoding calmodulin-binding transcription activator 3 — MEETKRYGLGNQLDIAQILLEAKHRWLRPAEICEILQNYQKFQIASVPANKPPGGSLFLFDRKVLRYFRKDGHNWRKKKDGKTVKEAHERLKAGSVDVLHCYYAHGEENENFQRRSYWMLEEALQHIVLVHYREVKGNRTNYNHIQGTEEGVPYSHETEEVALNSEMDNSVSSSFNPSSFQMRSQATDATSLSSAQASEFEDAESVYNHQASSQLQPFLELLQPKAEKTNAGVSTAFYPMSFSNEYQEKLSAIPGVNFSSHTQAYRKEDVKDAGVTYDPRKNLNSTLWDGALGNFTTGFQPLPFQPSISATHSDSTGIISKQENETFGHLFTNNFGKKQMYEDRPRVQQGWQTLEANSSGSSSWPVDQNLHSNTAYDVSTRLYEGVHASNLLNSLVCHLDSDKTNDYSMPNDLQIQPSNPEQEYHLKSISKRNETIEGSYKHAFATKPLLDEGLKKLDSFNRWMSKELGDVDETQTQSNSETYWDTVESENGVDESSVPLQVRLDSYMLGPSLSQDQLFSIIDFSPNWAYENSEIKVLITGRFLKSQEAESCKWSCMFGEVEVPAEVIADGVLRCYTPIHKAGRIPFYVTCSNRLACSEIREFEYRVGQIPDYDAKDDYTGCTNEILNMRFGKLLSLSSSSPTFDPTSIAENSELISKIDLLLKNDNGEWDRMLQLTSDEDFSLERVEDQLLQQLLKEKLRAWLLQKLAAGGKGPSVLDEGGQGVLHFGAALGYDWVLLPTITAGVSVNFRDVDGWTALHWAAFHGRERTVASLISLGAAPGLLTDPRTKYPAGRTPADLASAQGHKGIAGYLAESTLSDHLSFLNLDIKEGNNAEISGAKAVETVSEQIATPIGNGDLTGGLSLRDSLTAVCNATQAAARIHQVLRVKSFQRKQLKEFGSDNFGISDEDALSLIAVKSHKPGKRDEHVDAAAIRIQNKFRSWKGRKDYLIIRQRIVKIQAHVRGHQVRKNYRKIVWSVGIVEKIILRWRRKGSGLRGFKPEALAEPPSMQASSSKDDDYDVLKEGRKQTEQRLQKALARVKSMIQYPEARDQYSRLLNVVTEIQETKVVYDSSMNSSDGRADMDDDLVDIAALLDEDDVCMPTAAPE; from the exons ATGGAAGAGACGAAGCGTTACGGTCTTGGTAATCAATTGG ATATTGCGCAGATACTCTTAGAAGCTAAACATCGTTGGCTACGCCCGGCTGAAATATGTGAAATTCTTCAAAATTATCAAAAATTTCAGATTGCTTCAGTGCCTGCAAATAAGCCACCGG GTGGATCTCTTTTTCTATTTGATCGGAAGGTGCTTAGATACTTCAGGAAAGATGGCCATAACtggaggaagaaaaaagatGGAAAGACAGTGAAGGAAGCCCATGAGAGACTTAAG GCTGGAAGTGTTGATGTGCTGCACTGCTATTATGCacatggagaagaaaatgaaaatttccaAAGACGCAGTTATTGGATGCTTGAAGA GGCTCTGCAACACATAGTTCTCGTCCACTACCGGGAAGTTAAG GGAAATAGGACAAACTATAACCATATTCAAGGCACTGAAGAAGGTGTTCCTTATTCCCATGAAACTGAAGAAGTTGCCCTCAATTCTGAAATGGACAATTCTGTTTCTTCTAGTTTCAATCCAAGTAGTTTCCAAATGCGTTCCCAAGCTACTGACGCAACAAGCTTAAGTAGCGCTCAAGCATCAGAATTCGAAGATGCTGAATCAG TATATAATCACCAAGCAAGTTCCCAGTTACAACCTTTTCTCGAATTACTACAGCCTAAGGCTGAGAAGACCAATGCTGGAGTATCTACTGCATTCTATCCGATGTCATTTTCAA ATGAATATCAAGAAAAATTGTCAGCCATTCCTGGGGTGAATTTTAGTTCACACACTCAAGCATATAGGAAGGAAGATGTTAAAGATGCTGGCGTTACCTATGATCCCAGGAAAAATCTTAACTCAACATTATGGGATGGTGCCTTGGGGAATTTTACTACTGGCTTTCAACCTTTGCCTTTTCAGCCATCAATTTCAGCAACACATTCTGATTCAACGGGAATTATCTCTAAGCAAGAGAATGAGACGTTTGGGCACCTTTTCACAAACAATTTTGGTAAAAAGCAGATGTATGAGGATAGACCAAGGGTCCAACAAGGCTGGCAG ACTTTGGAAGCCAACTCTTCTGGTTCATCCAGCTGGCCTGTGGATCAAAACTTGCATTCAAATACAGCATATGATGTCAGCACAAGGTTATATGAAGGAGTCCATGCTTCCAATTTACTCAATTCTCTGGTGTGCCATTTGGATTCTGATAAGACAAATGATTATTCTATGCCAAATGACCTTCAAATACAGCCTTCAAACCCTGAGCAAGAATATCATCTGAAGTCTATTTCGAAGAGAAATGAAACCATAGAGGGAAGCTACAAGCATGCTTTTGCTACAAAGCCTTTGTTAGATGAAGGCTTGAAGAAGCTTGACAGTTTCAACCGATGGATGAGTAAAGAACTAGGAGATGTGGATGAGACACAAACACAGTCCAATTCAGAGACCTACTGGGATACAGTTGAAAGTGAGAATGGGGTCGATGAATCCAGTGTTCCTCTTCAAGTACGCTTGGATAGCTATATGCTGGGGCCTTCTCTTTCCCAGGACCAGCTCTTTAGCATTATTGATTTCTCACCAAACTGGGCATATGAAAACTCTGAAATTAAG GTTCTGATCACAGGAAGATTCTTGAAGAGTCAAGAAGCAGAAAGTTGTAAGTGGTCATGCATGTTTGGGGAAGTTGAAGTTCCTGCTGAGGTTATAGCAGATGGTGTTCTTCGTTGTTATACTCCCATCCATAAGGCTGGGAGGATTCCTTTCTATGTGACATGTTCCAATAGGCTGGCGTGTAGTGAAATCAGGGAATTTGAATACCGAGTTGGCCAAATACCAGATTATGATGCGAAAGATGATTACACTGGCTGCACGAATGAAATATTAAATATGCGCTTTGGAAAATTACTGTCCTTAAGCTCTAGCTCTCCAACTTTTGATCCCACCAGCATAGCAGAGAATTCTGAGTTGATCAGTAAAATTGATTTGTTGTTGAAAAATGACAATGGTGAGTGGGACAGGATGCTACAACTTACGTCAGATGAGGACTTTTCCTTAGAGAGAGTAGAGGACCAGTTGCTTCAACAGTTACTTAAAGAGAAGTTGCGTGCATGGCTCTTGCAAAAGTTGGCTGCTGGTGGAAAAGGCCCTAGTGTACTAGACGAGGGTGGCCAAGGTGTATTACATTTTGGAGCTGCTCTTGGCTATGATTGGGTCTTACTGCCCACAATAACTGCCGGAGTCAGTGTCAATTTTCGTGATGTGGATGGATGGACAGCTCTTCACTGGGCAGCTTTTCATGGCAG AGAGCGCACGGTTGCTTCCCTCATCTCTCTTGGTGCAGCTCCTGGATTATTAACAGATCCAAGAACCAAATATCCTGCTGGAAGAACACCTGCAGACCTAGCTTCTGCACAGGGCCACAAGGGAATTGCTGGTTATCTTGCAGAATCTACTTTGAGTGACCAcctttcatttcttaatttggATATCAAGGAAGGCAATAATGCTGAGATTTCAGGAGCCAAAGCAGTAGAAACAGTTTCAGAACAAATCGCAACTCCTATCGGGAATGGGGATTTAACGGGTGGGCTTTCCCTGAGGGATTCTTTAACCGCTGTCTGTAATGCTACCCAAGCTGCTGCTCGTATTCATCAAGTGCTCAGGGTAAAATCTTTCCAGCGGAAGCAGTTGAAAGAATTTGGTAGTGATAATTTTGGAATTTCAGATGAAGATGCTCTATCACTCATTGCAGTTAAGTCGCATAAGCCAGGGAAACGTGATGAGCATGTGGATGCTGCTGCAATTCGAATACAAAATAAGTTCCGTAGTTGGAAGGGTAGAAAAGATTATTTGATAATCCGACAACGTATTGTCAAAATTCAG GCTCATGTAAGAGGCCACCAGGTGAGAAAAAACTACAGAAAGATAGTCTGGTCCGTAGGAATTGTGGAGAAGATAATTTTGCGTTGGAGACGAAAAGGAAGTGGATTGCGTGGGTTCAAGCCAGAAGCACTTGCTGAGCCTCCCAGCATGCAAGCTTCATCCTCGAAGGATGATGATTACGATGTactgaaagaaggaaggaagcaAACAGAGCAAAGGTTGCAAAAGGCGCTTGCTAGGGTGAAGTCCATGATTCAATATCCCGAGGCAAGAGATCAATACAGTCGGCTGCTTAATGTTGTCACTGAGATACAGGAAACCAAG GTGGTATACGACAGTAGTATGAATAGTTCAGATGGGAGAGCTGATATGGATGACGACCTCGTAGATATTGCAGCATTGTTGGATGAAGACGATGTTTGCATGCCTACAGCAGCTCCAGAGTGA
- the LOC103431650 gene encoding cyclin-dependent kinase C-1-like isoform X1 — protein MAAAAPGQINTEPLISLGSRSVDCFKKLEHIGEGTYGQVFTARETRTGEIVALKKIRMDNEKEGFPITAIREIKILKKLHHENVVKLKEIVTSAGPERDELRNQGRERDEQENQGPERDKQENQDTSKSKGGIYMVFEYMDHDLTGLTVRSGQTFTVPQVKCYMKQLLTGLHYCHVNKVLHRDIKGSNLLIDNEGKLKLADFGLAKYYCSNHEGNLTNRVITLWYRPPELLLGATKYGPAVDMWSVGCIFAELLHGKPILQGRNEPDQLNKIFELCGSPDEINWPDVSKLPWYNNLKPTKTMKRCVGEIFGHFDFHALDLLDHLLTLDPNQRWTAKQALNADYFWADPLPCDPKRMTICILLLFSLTSKTPFRRFLLITRASLTSLPKYESSHEFQTKKRKQQQHQTEDVSKRSKSQHSHKNDCPPPIQHTVQAPPQLQGSHHPMTDNQPPLSAGPSHHHYGKPHGPPGVPSRYPPSGNQSGPYHMNRGDQAGGYNGRPYPPQGRAPPYAGSGPSAPSTGGAPAGYGIGPPNYSQNSQYGVPAADRGVSTRNQQYGRK, from the exons ATGGCTGCAGCGGCACCTGGGCAGATAAACACCGAACCGTTAATTTCGTTGGGTTCTCGAAGCGTCGACTGCTTTAAGAAACTCGAGCACATTGGCGAAGGCACTTATGG TCAAGTGTTCACGGCCAGAGAAACCAGAACTGGGGAAATTGTTGCGTTGAAAAAAATACGCATGGATAATGAAAAAGAAggg TTCCCTATTACAGCAATCCGGGAAATTAAAATTCTGAAGAAGCTTCATCATGAAAATGTTGTGAAGCTGAAGGAGATTGTAACTTCTGCAG gtcccgaaagggatgagcTGAGGAATCAGGGTCGTGAAAGGGATGAGCAAGAGAATCAAGGTCCTGAAAGGGATAAGCAAGAGAATCAAG ATACTAGTAAGTCCAAGGGTGGCATCTATATGGTTTTTGAGTACATGGATCATGATCTGACAGGCCTTACTGTTCGTTCTGGACAGACATTTACTGTTCCCCAAGTAAAG TGTTATATGAAGCAGTTATTGACTGGGCTCCATTACTGTCATGTTAATAAAGTACTTCACCGTGACATCAAAG GTTCTAATCTTTTGATAGATAATGAGGGGAAGTTGAAGCTAGCAGACTTTGGGCTTGCAAAGTATTATTGTAGTAACCACGAGGGAAATCTTACAAATCGTGTCATTACTTTGTGGTATAG GCCCCCGGAGTTGCTGCTTGGAGCCACAAAGTATGGTCCAGCTGTTGATATGTGGTCTGTTGGTTGCATCTTTGCTGAACTCCTGCATGGAAAGCCAATTTTACAAGGAAGAAATGAA CCTGACCAACTGAACAAGATATTCGAGCTTTGTGGATCACCTGATGAGATCAACTGGCCAGATGTTTCAAAACTTCCTTGGTATAATAATCTCAAGCCAACAAAAACCATGAAACGATGTGTTGGGGAAATTTTCGGACA TTTTGACTTTCATGCTTTGGATTTACTGGACCACTTATTAACTCTTGATCCAAATCAG AGATGGACTGCGAAGCAAGCACTGAATGCAGATTATTTCTGGGCTGACCCTTTACCCTGTGATCCAAAGAG GATGACAATTTGTATTTTGCTCCTCTTTTCATTGACTTCCAAAACTCCATTTAGGCGATTCTTGCTCATCACACGTGCATCGCTAACCAG CCTGCCTAAGTATGAATCGTCACATGAATTCCAAACAAAGAAAaggaagcagcagcagcatcaaACTGAAGACGTATCAAAGAGATCAAAGTCACAGCATTCTCATAAGAATGATTGCCCGCCTCCCATTCAACATACCGTGCAAGCTCCTCCACAATTGCAGGGGTCCCATCATCCGATGACTGATAACCAGCCTCCATTATCTGCTGGACCTAGCCACCACCACTATGGAAAGCCGCACGGTCCTCCTGGAGTCCCAAGCAGGTATCCTCCCAGTGGAAACCAGAGTGGGCCTTACCATATGAATCGTGGAGATCAAGCAGGAGGTTACAATGGCAGACCATATCCACCCCAAGGACGTGCTCCACCATATGCTGGGAGTGGACCAAGTGCTCCTAGCACAGGAGGCGCCCCCGCTGGTTATGGAATTGGCCCTCCAAACTATTCCCAAAACAGTCAATATGGAGTTCCTGCTGCTGATAGAGGTGTGAGTACACGAAATCAACAGTATGGTCGGAAGTAG
- the LOC103431651 gene encoding probable mitochondrial adenine nucleotide transporter BTL3, producing MLPPDHSSFNLLTHFINIHPSDRGPDSDPIFLGGLFLHPSNTVPPSFLSLISPNVRLRSRSGCCLRCRGRRTLRFEGLKGRSGGGGTPLFLSVSLSIRGSEGDGGEEEYVPESGQVLGQNGDKSFSSEEAAVVAVFEKGEAETARKGSGAMNTTKHLWSGAVAAMVSRTFVAPLERLKLEYVVRGEQKNLIELIRTIAASQGLKGFWKGNFVNILRTAPFKAINFCAYDTYRNHLRKLSRSEESTNYERFLAGAAAGITATLLCLPMDTIRTKLVAPGGEALGGVIGAFRHMIQTEGFFSLYKGLLPSIVSMAPSGAVFYGVYDILKSAYLHSPEGRKRIQHMKQEGDKLNALEQLELGPVRTLLYGAIAGACSEAATYPFEVVRRHLQMQVRATKLSALATCVKIVEQGGVPALYAGLTPSLLQVLPSAAISYLVYEFMKIFLKVEST from the exons CTCCTTCCTTCCTTTCCTTGATTTCACCCAATGTCCGTTTGCGTTCCCGTTCGGGATGTTGTTTAAGGTGCCGCGGCCGCAGGACGCTGCGTTTTGAAGGTTTGAAGGGAAGAAGCGGCGGTGGCGGCACGCCGTTGTTTTTGTCTGTGAGTTTGTCGATAAGGGGAAGTGAAGGAGATGGTGGTGAGGAAGAGTATGTTCCGGAATCAGGACAAGTCCTGGGGCAAAATGGGGATAAAAGCTTTTCATCGGAGGAGGCCGCCGTCGTGGCGGTGTTCGAGAAGGGTGAGGCTGAGACTGCACGGAAGGGATCGGGTGCTATGAATACCACCAAGCATCTTTGGTCTGGAGCTGTTGCTGCTATGGTTTCAAG GACGTTCGTTGCTCCTCTTGAGAGGCTAAAGCTGGAATATGTAGTTCGTGGCGAACAGAAGAACCTTATTGAACTCATCAGGACGATTGCAGCTTCTCAAGGGCTGAAGGGATTTTGGAAAGGAAATTTTGTCAATATTCTTCGCACGGCACCCTTTAAGGCTATCAATTTCTGTGCTTATGATACTTACAGAAATCATCTGAGGAAACTGTCTCGGAGTGAGGAGTCCACAAATTACGAGAGGTTTCTTGCTGGTGCTGCGGCTGGAATTACAGCTACCTTGCTCTGCTTACCTATGGACACT ATCAGGACAAAGTTGGTAGCACCTGGTGGAGAAGCCTTGGGTGGTGTAATCGGTGCTTTCCGCCACATGATCCAAACTGAAGGGTTCTTTTCTCTTTACAAGGGTTTACTACCCTCGATTGTGAGCATGGCACCTTCAGGTGCAGTTTTCTACGGTGTTTATGATATACTGAAATCGGCTTATCTTCATTCACCTGAAGGGAGGAAAAGGATCCAACATATGAAACAAGAAGGTGATAAATTGAATGCTTTGGAACAACTGGAGTTGGGTCCCGTTAGAACATTACTATATGGGGCAATCGCCGGTGCTTGTTCTGAAGCTGCTACATATCCATTTGAAGTTGTGAGGAGACACCTTCAAATGCAAGTTCGAGCAACTAAGTTAAGCGCGCTTGCAACTTGTGTTAAAATTGTCGAGCAAGGAGGTGTGCCTGCTCTTTATGCAGGATTAACACCAAGCCTATTGCAG GTTTTACCATCTGCTGCCATAAGTTATCTTGTATACGAGTTCATGAAGATTTTTCTCAAAGTCGAGTCTACATAA
- the LOC103401646 gene encoding ubiquitin carboxyl-terminal hydrolase 3, with product MGAAGSKLEKALGDQFPEGERYFGLENFGNTCYCNSVLQALYFCVPFREQLLEYYSSNKSAGDAEENLLTCLADLFTQISSQKKKTGVIAPKRFVQRLKKQNELFRSYMHQDAHEFLNFLLNELVDILEKEAQAAKSDQETTSPPEKMGNGPKNVQANGTHKDPLVTWVHKNFQGILTNETRCLRCETVTARDEIFLDLSLDIEQNSSITSCLKNFSSTETLNAEDKFFCDKCCSLQEAQKRMKIKKPPHILVIHLKRFKYIEQLGRYKKLSYRVVFPLELKLSNTVEDAESEYSLFAVVVHVGSGPNHGHYVSLVKSHNHWLFFDDENVEMIDESAVQTFFGSAQEYSSNTDHGYILFYESLGTSNKS from the exons ATGGGTGCTGCGGGGTCCAAACTCGAGAAGGCTCTCGGCGACCAGTTTCCGGAAGGCGAGCGATACTTTGGACTTGAGAATTTCGGCAACACTTGCTATTGTAATAGCGTTTTGCAG GCACTTTATTTTTGTGTTCCATTTCGCGAGCAGTTGCTAGAATATTATTCCAGCAACAAAAGTGCTGGGGATGCAGAAGAAAATCTCTTGACATGCTTAGCAGACTTGTTTACACAG ATAAgttcacaaaagaagaaaacaggCGTCATTGCTCCAAAGCGTTTCGtacaaagattgaagaaacaaaatgagCTTTTCCGTAGCTATATGCACCAG GATGCTCATGAAttcttaaattttttgttaaatgaactTGTCGACATACTGGAGAAAGAAGCCCAAGCTGCAAAAAGTGATCAAGAAACTACTTCACCTCCTGAAAAAATGGGAAATGGTCCAAAGAATGTTCAGGCCAATGGTACTCATAAAGATCCCTTAGTTACCTGGGTGCACAAAAATTTTCAG GGTATACTCACCAATGAAACAAGGTGCTTACGGTGTGAGACAGTGACTGCAAGAgatgaaatatttttggacTTGAGCCTGGATATTGAACAGAACAGTTCAATAACGAGCTGTTTGAAAAACTTCAGTTCCACAGAGACATTAAATGCCGAGGACAAATTTTTTTGCGACAAGTGCTGCAG TTTGCAAGAAGCGCAGAAGAGGATGAAGATAAAAAAGCCACCTCACATCCTGGTTATCCATCTTAAACGGTTTAAGTACATCGAGCAGCTTGGCCGTTACAAGAAGCTATCTTATCGGGTAGTATTCCCACTAGAGCTGAAGCTGAGTAACACAGTTGAGGATGCAGAATCTGAGTATTCTCTATTTGCTGTGGTTGTCCATGTTGGCAGCGGGCCAAACCATGGACACTATGTTAGCCTTGTGAAAAGCCATAACCACTGGTTATTTTTTGATGATGAAAATGTGGAAATGATTGATGAGTCTGCAGTGCAAACTTTCTTCGGATCAGCACAGGAGTATTCAAGTAACACAGATCATGGATACATCTTGTTCTACGAGAGCCTCGGCACCAGTAACAAGAGTTAA
- the LOC103431650 gene encoding cyclin-dependent kinase C-1-like isoform X2 translates to MAAAAPGQINTEPLISLGSRSVDCFKKLEHIGEGTYGQVFTARETRTGEIVALKKIRMDNEKEGFPITAIREIKILKKLHHENVVKLKEIVTSAGPERDELRNQGRERDEQENQGPERDKQENQDTSKSKGGIYMVFEYMDHDLTGLTVRSGQTFTVPQVKCYMKQLLTGLHYCHVNKVLHRDIKGSNLLIDNEGKLKLADFGLAKYYCSNHEGNLTNRVITLWYRPPELLLGATKYGPAVDMWSVGCIFAELLHGKPILQGRNEPDQLNKIFELCGSPDEINWPDVSKLPWYNNLKPTKTMKRCVGEIFGHFDFHALDLLDHLLTLDPNQRWTAKQALNADYFWADPLPCDPKSLPKYESSHEFQTKKRKQQQHQTEDVSKRSKSQHSHKNDCPPPIQHTVQAPPQLQGSHHPMTDNQPPLSAGPSHHHYGKPHGPPGVPSRYPPSGNQSGPYHMNRGDQAGGYNGRPYPPQGRAPPYAGSGPSAPSTGGAPAGYGIGPPNYSQNSQYGVPAADRGVSTRNQQYGRK, encoded by the exons ATGGCTGCAGCGGCACCTGGGCAGATAAACACCGAACCGTTAATTTCGTTGGGTTCTCGAAGCGTCGACTGCTTTAAGAAACTCGAGCACATTGGCGAAGGCACTTATGG TCAAGTGTTCACGGCCAGAGAAACCAGAACTGGGGAAATTGTTGCGTTGAAAAAAATACGCATGGATAATGAAAAAGAAggg TTCCCTATTACAGCAATCCGGGAAATTAAAATTCTGAAGAAGCTTCATCATGAAAATGTTGTGAAGCTGAAGGAGATTGTAACTTCTGCAG gtcccgaaagggatgagcTGAGGAATCAGGGTCGTGAAAGGGATGAGCAAGAGAATCAAGGTCCTGAAAGGGATAAGCAAGAGAATCAAG ATACTAGTAAGTCCAAGGGTGGCATCTATATGGTTTTTGAGTACATGGATCATGATCTGACAGGCCTTACTGTTCGTTCTGGACAGACATTTACTGTTCCCCAAGTAAAG TGTTATATGAAGCAGTTATTGACTGGGCTCCATTACTGTCATGTTAATAAAGTACTTCACCGTGACATCAAAG GTTCTAATCTTTTGATAGATAATGAGGGGAAGTTGAAGCTAGCAGACTTTGGGCTTGCAAAGTATTATTGTAGTAACCACGAGGGAAATCTTACAAATCGTGTCATTACTTTGTGGTATAG GCCCCCGGAGTTGCTGCTTGGAGCCACAAAGTATGGTCCAGCTGTTGATATGTGGTCTGTTGGTTGCATCTTTGCTGAACTCCTGCATGGAAAGCCAATTTTACAAGGAAGAAATGAA CCTGACCAACTGAACAAGATATTCGAGCTTTGTGGATCACCTGATGAGATCAACTGGCCAGATGTTTCAAAACTTCCTTGGTATAATAATCTCAAGCCAACAAAAACCATGAAACGATGTGTTGGGGAAATTTTCGGACA TTTTGACTTTCATGCTTTGGATTTACTGGACCACTTATTAACTCTTGATCCAAATCAG AGATGGACTGCGAAGCAAGCACTGAATGCAGATTATTTCTGGGCTGACCCTTTACCCTGTGATCCAAAGAG CCTGCCTAAGTATGAATCGTCACATGAATTCCAAACAAAGAAAaggaagcagcagcagcatcaaACTGAAGACGTATCAAAGAGATCAAAGTCACAGCATTCTCATAAGAATGATTGCCCGCCTCCCATTCAACATACCGTGCAAGCTCCTCCACAATTGCAGGGGTCCCATCATCCGATGACTGATAACCAGCCTCCATTATCTGCTGGACCTAGCCACCACCACTATGGAAAGCCGCACGGTCCTCCTGGAGTCCCAAGCAGGTATCCTCCCAGTGGAAACCAGAGTGGGCCTTACCATATGAATCGTGGAGATCAAGCAGGAGGTTACAATGGCAGACCATATCCACCCCAAGGACGTGCTCCACCATATGCTGGGAGTGGACCAAGTGCTCCTAGCACAGGAGGCGCCCCCGCTGGTTATGGAATTGGCCCTCCAAACTATTCCCAAAACAGTCAATATGGAGTTCCTGCTGCTGATAGAGGTGTGAGTACACGAAATCAACAGTATGGTCGGAAGTAG